The following are from one region of the Canis lupus familiaris isolate Mischka breed German Shepherd chromosome 30, alternate assembly UU_Cfam_GSD_1.0, whole genome shotgun sequence genome:
- the CIAO2A gene encoding cytosolic iron-sulfur assembly component 2A has translation MRMERVSGLLSWTLSRVLWLSGLFERGAARQPRIMEEKALEVYDLIRTIRDPEKPNTLEELEVVTESSVEVQEINEEDYLVIIRFTPTVPHCSLATLIGLCLRVKLQRCLPFKHKLEIYISEGTHSTEEDINKQINDKERVAAAMENPNLREIVEQCVLEPD, from the exons ATGAGGATGGAGCGGGTGTCCGGGCTGCTCTCCTGGACGCTGAGCAGAGTACTGTGGCTCTCCGGCCTCTTTGAGCGGGGAGCTGCCCGGCAGCCCCGGATCATGGAAGAGAAAGCGCTAGAGGTTTATG ATTTGATTCGAACTATCCGGGACCCAGAGAAGCCCAATACTTTAGAAGAACTGGAAGTGGTGACGGAAAGTAGTGTGGAGGttcaggaaataaatgaagaagactATTTGGTTATTATCAGGTTCACACCAACAGTACCTCACTGCTCTTTGGCAACCCTTATTG gGCTGTGCTTAAGAGTAAAACTTCAGCGGTGTTTACCATTTAAACATAAG ttggaAATCTACATTTCTGAAGGAACCCACTCAACAGAGGAAGACA TCAACAAGCAGATAAATGACAAAGAGCGAGTGGCAGCTGCAATGGAAAACCCCAATCTACGGGAAATTGTGGAACAGTGTGTCCTTGAACCTGACTAA